GCGGCGGGTACTTCTGCATCAGCCACTTGCTGGGCGTCGAGTACACCAGCGTGATGTCGGCGTCCGGTTCGAGTCCGGCGACCAGCGGCCCGGCCGCCTCGAACTCCGCCCCCAGCCGGGCGAGTTCGGCGTACGTACGGCCGGGGCGGCCGGTGTGCGGCAGGACGCCGCCCCAGTAGGTCTCGGCGCCGAAGTGCAGGGTGTGCCAGTGCCAGTACTCGATCATCCGCGCGCCGCGCGCGACGAGCGCCCAGGCGGCCTGGCGCCACTGACCGTCGTAGGCGGGCCGGTTGTCCCAGGCCATGCCGATCGAACCGGCGTCGGTCTCGGTGACGAGGAACGGCTCCTGACGGGAGGAGAACATCCAGTCGGCGGTCTGGTACAGCGCCCACACCCCGGTGGTCTTCCACTTCTGCTCATGGGCGTCGGGGGTCGGGTCGGGGAGGAGCAGACCGTCCTGCATGTCGTAGTAAGGGTTGCCGGTGGCGATGTCGAGGCGGTCGGTCAGGTCGTCGTCCTCCACCCCCTGCCGGGTGTAGGAGATACAGGTGGTGACGAACTGCTCCGGCGAGGCGTACTCACGGACCAGATCGGCCTGCCAGCCGATGAACTCGGTGACCTGCCGGGCCTGGAACTCCCGCCAGGCGACGTCGTACTGCGGCTGCTCGTTCCCGTCCGGCGTCCACAGGTCCGCCCAGGTCGACAGCCGGTGCGACCAGTAGACCAGCCCCCACTCGCGGTTGAGGGTCTCCACGTCGCCGTACTTCTCGCGCAGATGGTCCACGAAGCGCTGGAACACCCCGTGGTTGTGGAACAGGTGCAGACCGGGTTCGTTGTCGACCTGGAAGCCGATGACGGCCGGATGGCCCGCGTACCGGCCGACGACCTTGCGGATGACCCGCTCGGCGTGGAAACGGAACGCCGGGTGGGTGAAGTCGACCTCCTGACGGGCGCCCCAGCCGACGCGCTCACCGGTGCGCCGCTCGGCGGTGATCTCCGGGTACTGACGGGCCAGCCACGGCGGAACGGCGTACGTGGGGGTGCCGAGGACGACGGAGATACCGCGCTCGTGGGCGCCGTCCAGGACCGGCTGGAGCCAGTCGAGATCGAACCGGCCG
The sequence above is drawn from the Streptomyces griseiscabiei genome and encodes:
- a CDS encoding beta-galactosidase; amino-acid sequence: MAALPARVLFGAAYYHEYAPAHGSPTHPADRLKSDLDLMADAGFTVIRVGESVWSTWEPENGRFDLDWLQPVLDGAHERGISVVLGTPTYAVPPWLARQYPEITAERRTGERVGWGARQEVDFTHPAFRFHAERVIRKVVGRYAGHPAVIGFQVDNEPGLHLFHNHGVFQRFVDHLREKYGDVETLNREWGLVYWSHRLSTWADLWTPDGNEQPQYDVAWREFQARQVTEFIGWQADLVREYASPEQFVTTCISYTRQGVEDDDLTDRLDIATGNPYYDMQDGLLLPDPTPDAHEQKWKTTGVWALYQTADWMFSSRQEPFLVTETDAGSIGMAWDNRPAYDGQWRQAAWALVARGARMIEYWHWHTLHFGAETYWGGVLPHTGRPGRTYAELARLGAEFEAAGPLVAGLEPDADITLVYSTPSKWLMQKYPPLAKPDGDPDPAAYHRILDPFYRGAFDAGRQVRIVHARQLHDPSGEREGLSPEEAVRRHPVLVVPALYLAADSTLDWLAAYAHAGGHLVLGPRTGYADDEARARTERAPGRLTEAAGVGYDEFSNLVREVPVRSAPGGSLPLPEGATATRWADGLTVTDAEPLVTYDHPHFGRWPAVTTHRHGAGRVTQVGTVPGRALGRALAEWLAPAARHAWGALPESVTATTGTSPDGRRVHIVHNWSWEPASVPVPVSLSDALTGTALPAGTPLELGPWDVRVLVATATATGTGTGTDTGA